The DNA sequence GCGTTGCGGGTCAGGCGGAACTGGTAGCAGCCCTTGACCTTCATGCCCTGGAACAGGTCATCGGCGTGGGCATGGATCATCGACGACAGGAACACATAGTTGTCGCCAGCGCCGCCCACATCTTCCGGTACGCGGATGACGCGTGGCAGCAGGCGCGGTGCCGGGATGATCGCCAGGCCGGAATCGCGACCAAAGGCGTCGATGCCTTCCAGTTCGACGATGAAGTTCAGGCTCTTGTTGACCAGCAGCGGGAACGGGTGTGTCGGGTCGAGGCCGATCGGCGTAATGATCGGCGCGATCTCATCGCGGAAATAGCGACGCACCCAGGTCTTGATCTTGGTGTTCCAGTTGCGGCGACGGATGAAGCGGACCTGATGTTTTTCCAGCTCCGGCAACAGGATGTCATTGAGGATCGCGTACTGGCGGTCAACGTGGCCGTGGACCAGTTCACTGATGCGCGCCAGGGCCTGATGCGGTTGCAGCCCGTCGGCACCGGCCTGTTCCCGGGCGAAGGTGATCTGTTTCTTCAACCCGGCGACGCGGATTTCGAAGAACTCATCCAGGTTGCTGGAAAAGATCAGCAGGAACTTCAACCGCTCGAGTAACGGATAGGACTCGTCCAGCGCCTGCTCCAGCACGCGGATGTTGAACTGCAGTTGCGACAGCTCCCGATGGATGTACAGGCTGCTGTCATCCAGGTTGGGAACGGCAATCACCGGGGCCGGGGCAGGCTCGATGACAGCCGGGGGAGCGGGCTCCAGCTCCGGCGGTGTCTCAGCGACTTGCTCGACCACGGGTTGAGCATCTTTTACAGCAACTTCAGAGAGTCCTTCGGTATTCATCGCAAGTTCCTGGGAGGCTATTTCTGCTCTCGTAACAATTGGGCAGCGCGCACGGCAAAGTAAGTCAGGATGCCATCAGCTCCTGCACGTTTAAAAGCGGTCAAGGACTCGAGGATCACTGCTTCGCTCAACCAACCGTTCTGGATTGCGGCCATGTGCATGGCGTACTCGCCGCTGACCTGATAAACAAAGGTCGGCACTTTGAACTCATCCTTGACCCGGCAAAGAATGTCGAGGTAAGGCATGCCCGGCTTGACCATGACCATATCTGCCCCTTCTGACAAGTCAGCCGCGACTTCGTGCAAGGCTTCGTGGCTGTTGGCCGGGTCCATCTGATAAGAGGCCTTGTTGGCCTTGCCCAGGTTCAGGGCCGAGCCGACCGCGTCGCGGAACGGGCCGTAATAGGCACTGGCGTACTTGGCCGAGTAGGCCATGATCCGCACGTTGACGTGGCCGGCCACTTCCAGGGCTTCGCGGATCGCCTGGATGCGGCCGTCCATCATGTCCGACGGTGCCACCACCTGGGCGCCGGCCTCGGCGTGGGAAAGGGCCTGCCTCACCAGTGCATCGACGGTAATGTCGTTCTGCACATAGCCTTCTTCATCAAGAATGCCGTCCTGGCCATGGGTGGTGAACGGGTCCAGCGCCACGTCAGTGATCACCCCCAGCTCCGGGAAGCGCGCGCGCAGGGCGCGGGTGGCACGCTGGGCGATGCCCTCCGGGTTCCAGGCCTCGGCAGCGTCCAGGGACTTGAGGGTCGATGGGGTCACCGGGAACAGCGCCAGCGCCGGAATGCCCAGCTCGACCCACTGGGCAGCTTCTTCGAGCAACAGATCGATGGTCAGGCGCTCCACGCCAGGCATCGACGCCACCGCTTCGCGACGGTTCTCACCGTCCAGCACAAACACCGGCAAGATCAGGTCGTTGGTGGTCAGTACGTTTTCACGTACCAGCCGACGCGAGAACTCATCACGGCGATTGCGACGCAGGCGGGTAGAAGGGAACAGACGATTGGCGGGGGTAAAGCTCACGGCAGACTCCTGAGCCCGTGCTGACGGGCGAGCGTGACAGTTATAAGCGGCCATTATGACCAAAGCATTACAGTTGTGCGCACCTGTGACCTGTCGTCGCAGTTATTGTCATTGTAGGAATTGTTCACGTCGAGACACATTTCGATACTTTCCTGAATGTGCTCGAAGGGTTAGGCTGCGCGTTCATTTCGCCAGCACCCAGACAATGCTCCAACAATTTCTGCATGACTTCGGCTACTTGGCCCTGTTTATCGGCACGTTCTTCGAAGGCGAAACCATCCTCGTGCTCGCAGGCTTCCTGGCGTTCCGCGGCTATATGGATATCAATCTCGTGGTGGTCGTGGCGTTCTGCGGCAGCTATGCGGGCGATCAGCTGTGGTATTTCCTGGGCCGCAAGCATGGGCGCAAGCTGCTGGCGCGCAAGCCACGCTGGCAATTGATGGGGGATCGCGCGCTGGAGCATATCCGCAAGCATCCGGACATCTGGGTCCTGAGCTTTCGCTTCGTCTATGGCCTGCGTACGGTGATGCCGGTGGCTATCGGCCTGTCAGGCTACCCGCCGGGCCGTTACCTGTTGCTCAACGGCATCGGTGCGGCAATCTGGGCCACGGCACTGGCCGCCGCTGCCTACCACTTCGGCGCAGTGCTCGAAGGCATGCTGGGCAGCATCAAGAAATACGAGCTGTGGGTGCTCGGCGCCCTGTTGTTGCTGGGCCTGTGCCTGTGGCTGCGTCGGCGCTTCAAGACCGCGCGGCAGGCCAGGAAGGTCCTCGAAGCCGAGCGCCTGGCACAAGCCAAGGCCGGCGAACCTACGACGCCAACCGAGTAAACCGGTTGCGGCAGCAATACAGGCCAATACCACTGAGCAAGCTGTAGCTGAGCAACCCGACCCAAGCCACTGGGCCGGTCGGCCACAAGCCGACCAGCGGCGCCAGCCACACCAGCGGCAGGTTCGAGGCCAGCCGCAACAGCTCCAGCCTCAGCGCCCACGGGCGATTCTCCAGGGCCACGCCCAGCACGAACAACCCCCATGCCACCGCTCCCCAACCGAGCACCAGGGCGGCGACCGGCAGGCTGTTCTCCAGGTTCATCAAGTAACTGCCCAGCGCAATGTAGACGCAGAACTGCAGCGCCACATACCCCTGCTGGCGCCCGTCCAGCGGCACCTCGAACTTGCGGAACTGGCTCAGCTGCGGCTTGTTCAGCGGGTACCTGGCGGCAACGTCCGCCGGCCGCCAACCGGTGGGCATGAACCAGATCCGCAACTTGTCCCACCCGCGCTCGGCTCGACGGGCATCCGCCCATAGTTGTGCATAGAACTGCAGGTTGGCCCACAACGGATTCCAGCTGGCCAGCGGCGTGGTTACACCAAAAATCACCGGATCGTTGTCGTCTTCTTCCTGGAAGGTGCCAAACAGACGGTCCCAAATAATGAACACCCCGCCGTAGTTGCGATCCATGTAGAGAGGGTTCTGTGCATGGTGGGCACGATGATTGGACGGCGTAACGAAGCACCACTCCAGCCAGCCGAGCTTGGGAATGTGTTGGGTGTGGACCCAAAACTGGTACAGCAGATTCAACGCCGCAACGCTGACGAACACCACCAGCGGCACGCCCAGCACGGCCAGCGGCAGGTAGAAGATCCAGCTCAACACAAATCCGGTGCTGGTCTGGCGCAACGCGGTGGACAGGTTGTAGTCCTCGCTCTGGTGATGCACCGAATGGGCCGCCCAGAGGATATTGCGTTCATGGCCCATGCGGTGCAGCCAGTAATAGCAAAAGTCGTAGAACACAAAGGCAAACACCCAGACCCAGGCCCGGTCGTCAGGCAGTTGAGTGACGGCCAGATGCTTCAATGCAAAGGCGTAGGTCACCAGCCCCACGCCCTTGGTCAGCAAACCGGTGGTGGTCGACAGCACACCGGTGCTCAAGCTGTTGATCGCGTCCGCCACACGGTAGTGACTCACACCACGCCAGCGATCAGCCAGCAACTCGACGGCGATCAACACGAAGAAGAACGGTACGGCATACAGAATGAAATTCATGACGCGACCCGAGCTTGTAGGTAACCGGCAGATTAGGTGTAGCCGCTGGAGAACCCTATGGCAACGAGTGACAAATTAGTGGACATTTAACGCCATGAATCTGGAGAAAAAACCATGAGCAAAAAAATTGCAGTGATCCTTTCCGGCTGTGGCGTGTACGACGGCGCCGAGATCCACGAAAGCGTGATCACCTTGCTGCGTCTCGATCAGCGCGGCGCACAGGTGCAATGTTTCGCCCCCAACATCGCCCAACTGCATGTGATCAATCACCTGACCGGAGAAGAAATGCCCGAGAGCCGCAATGTGCTGGTGGAGTCGGCGCGGATCGCTCGGGGCAACGTGAAAGACTTGCGCGAAGCCAGGGCCGAGGATTTCGACGCCTTGATCGTACCCGGTGGTTTTGGCTCGGCGAAAAACCTCTCCAACTTTGCCGTCGAAGGCCCGGGTTGCACCGTGCAGCCAGAGGTCCTGGCGCTGACCGAAGCCTTTGCCGAGGCCGGTAAACCGGTGGGGCTGATCTGCATTTCCCCGGCCCTGGCGGCCAAGATCTACGGCCCTGGCGTGGTCTGCACCATCGGCAACGACGTCGACACCGCCGCCGCCGTGGTCAAGATGGGCGGCACACACGAAGACTGCACCGTCACCGATATCGTCGAAGACACCGCGCGCAAACTGGTCAGCACCCCGGCCTACATGCTGGCGCAGAACATCAGCGAAGCGGCCTCGGGCATCAATAAGCTGGTGGACCGGGTGCTGGAATTGACGCACGAGAACGACGCCTGACACCGCCGCCATC is a window from the Pseudomonas brassicacearum genome containing:
- the elbB gene encoding isoprenoid biosynthesis glyoxalase ElbB, whose protein sequence is MSKKIAVILSGCGVYDGAEIHESVITLLRLDQRGAQVQCFAPNIAQLHVINHLTGEEMPESRNVLVESARIARGNVKDLREARAEDFDALIVPGGFGSAKNLSNFAVEGPGCTVQPEVLALTEAFAEAGKPVGLICISPALAAKIYGPGVVCTIGNDVDTAAAVVKMGGTHEDCTVTDIVEDTARKLVSTPAYMLAQNISEAASGINKLVDRVLELTHENDA
- the hemB gene encoding porphobilinogen synthase; this encodes MSFTPANRLFPSTRLRRNRRDEFSRRLVRENVLTTNDLILPVFVLDGENRREAVASMPGVERLTIDLLLEEAAQWVELGIPALALFPVTPSTLKSLDAAEAWNPEGIAQRATRALRARFPELGVITDVALDPFTTHGQDGILDEEGYVQNDITVDALVRQALSHAEAGAQVVAPSDMMDGRIQAIREALEVAGHVNVRIMAYSAKYASAYYGPFRDAVGSALNLGKANKASYQMDPANSHEALHEVAADLSEGADMVMVKPGMPYLDILCRVKDEFKVPTFVYQVSGEYAMHMAAIQNGWLSEAVILESLTAFKRAGADGILTYFAVRAAQLLREQK
- a CDS encoding sterol desaturase family protein; this translates as MNFILYAVPFFFVLIAVELLADRWRGVSHYRVADAINSLSTGVLSTTTGLLTKGVGLVTYAFALKHLAVTQLPDDRAWVWVFAFVFYDFCYYWLHRMGHERNILWAAHSVHHQSEDYNLSTALRQTSTGFVLSWIFYLPLAVLGVPLVVFVSVAALNLLYQFWVHTQHIPKLGWLEWCFVTPSNHRAHHAQNPLYMDRNYGGVFIIWDRLFGTFQEEDDNDPVIFGVTTPLASWNPLWANLQFYAQLWADARRAERGWDKLRIWFMPTGWRPADVAARYPLNKPQLSQFRKFEVPLDGRQQGYVALQFCVYIALGSYLMNLENSLPVAALVLGWGAVAWGLFVLGVALENRPWALRLELLRLASNLPLVWLAPLVGLWPTGPVAWVGLLSYSLLSGIGLYCCRNRFTRLAS
- a CDS encoding DedA family protein, which codes for MLQQFLHDFGYLALFIGTFFEGETILVLAGFLAFRGYMDINLVVVVAFCGSYAGDQLWYFLGRKHGRKLLARKPRWQLMGDRALEHIRKHPDIWVLSFRFVYGLRTVMPVAIGLSGYPPGRYLLLNGIGAAIWATALAAAAYHFGAVLEGMLGSIKKYELWVLGALLLLGLCLWLRRRFKTARQARKVLEAERLAQAKAGEPTTPTE